The following proteins are encoded in a genomic region of Blastococcus colisei:
- the rsmA gene encoding 16S rRNA (adenine(1518)-N(6)/adenine(1519)-N(6))-dimethyltransferase RsmA, producing the protein MAELRVQARSPALSQPAAEDGLLGPAAIRELAQRLDLRPTKTLGQNFLHDANTIRRIVRTAELRPDDVVLEVGPGLGSLTLGLLPAAARVVAVEIDPRLADLLPQTVADRRRDLADRLTVVHADALRVTELPGPAPTALVANLPYNVAVPVLLNLLELLPTLDRALILVQAEVAERLAAPPGGSAYGVPSVKAAWYGQVRRAGAVSRKVFWPEPNVDSGLVALVRRPPPPGDRAATFAVVDAAFAMRRKGLRAALARWAGSPSAAEARLRAAGIDPADRGEQLSVTDFARLAATDPVQP; encoded by the coding sequence CTGGCCGAGCTGCGCGTCCAAGCTCGGTCTCCCGCGCTGAGCCAGCCAGCAGCCGAGGACGGGCTGCTGGGCCCCGCCGCGATCCGCGAGCTGGCCCAGCGGCTCGACCTGCGTCCGACCAAGACCCTCGGGCAGAACTTCCTGCACGACGCCAACACCATCCGGCGGATCGTGCGGACGGCGGAACTGCGGCCGGACGACGTCGTCCTCGAGGTCGGCCCCGGACTGGGGTCGCTCACCCTCGGGCTGCTGCCCGCCGCCGCCCGTGTCGTCGCCGTCGAGATCGACCCGCGCCTGGCCGATCTCCTGCCGCAGACCGTGGCAGACCGTCGTCGCGACCTCGCCGACCGCCTGACCGTCGTCCACGCCGACGCCCTGCGCGTCACCGAGCTCCCAGGCCCCGCGCCGACGGCGCTGGTCGCCAACCTGCCGTACAACGTCGCGGTCCCGGTCCTGCTGAATCTGCTGGAGCTGCTGCCCACGCTCGACCGGGCGCTGATCCTGGTGCAGGCCGAGGTCGCCGAGCGGCTGGCGGCACCCCCCGGCGGCTCGGCCTACGGCGTGCCCTCGGTGAAGGCCGCCTGGTACGGCCAGGTCCGGCGGGCGGGCGCGGTGAGCCGGAAGGTCTTCTGGCCCGAGCCGAACGTCGACTCGGGTCTCGTGGCGCTCGTCCGCCGCCCCCCACCGCCGGGCGACCGGGCAGCCACCTTCGCGGTCGTGGACGCCGCCTTCGCGATGCGCCGCAAGGGCCTGCGTGCGGCACTCGCCCGCTGGGCCGGGAGCCCGTCGGCCGCCGAGGCGCGGCTGCGGGCGGCCGGCATCGACCCCGCTGACCGGGGTGAGCAGCTCTCCGTGACCGACTTCGCCCGCCTCGCCGCGACCGATCCGGTGCAGCCGTGA
- the rsmI gene encoding 16S rRNA (cytidine(1402)-2'-O)-methyltransferase: protein MSGRLVLGGAPLGQPGDVGPRLREVMASADVLAVEDTRRLHRLASDLGVTFTGRVVTFHESVEKARLPGLLSALDDGATVLLLTDAGMPSVSDPGYTLVRAAIEAGVPVTSVPGPSAVTTALAVSGLPVDRFCFEGFLPRRGGERRSALAALADERRTMVFFESPHRLADALADAAAAFGADREAAVCRELTKTYEEIRRGPLAELAEWAAEGVKGEITLVVAGATAAPVALEPADLAAAVAAEEAAGATRKDAIRAIVVRTGLPRRTVYDAVVAHKPPQA from the coding sequence GTGAGCGGTCGGCTGGTGCTGGGTGGTGCACCCCTCGGGCAGCCGGGCGACGTCGGCCCGCGGCTGCGCGAGGTGATGGCCTCGGCCGACGTGCTCGCCGTGGAGGACACCCGCCGGCTGCACCGGCTCGCCTCCGATCTCGGGGTCACCTTCACCGGACGGGTGGTGACCTTCCACGAGTCGGTGGAGAAGGCCCGGCTGCCCGGGCTGCTGTCGGCGCTGGACGACGGCGCGACGGTGCTGCTGCTCACCGACGCCGGCATGCCGTCGGTCTCCGACCCCGGCTACACGCTGGTGCGCGCGGCGATCGAGGCGGGCGTGCCGGTGACGTCGGTGCCCGGGCCGTCGGCGGTGACGACGGCGTTGGCGGTGTCGGGGCTGCCGGTGGACCGGTTCTGCTTCGAGGGTTTCCTGCCCCGTCGCGGGGGTGAGCGGCGCTCGGCGCTGGCGGCGCTGGCCGACGAGCGGCGGACGATGGTCTTCTTCGAGTCACCGCACCGGCTGGCCGACGCGCTGGCCGACGCCGCGGCGGCCTTCGGAGCCGACCGCGAGGCGGCCGTGTGCCGCGAGCTGACCAAGACCTACGAGGAGATCCGTCGCGGGCCGCTGGCCGAGCTGGCGGAGTGGGCCGCCGAGGGCGTGAAGGGCGAGATCACCCTCGTCGTCGCCGGCGCGACCGCTGCCCCGGTCGCCCTGGAGCCGGCCGACCTGGCCGCCGCGGTGGCCGCGGAGGAGGCCGCCGGGGCGACCCGCAAGGACGCCATCCGCGCCATCGTCGTCCGCACCGGCCTGCCGCGCCGGACCGTCTACGACGCCGTCGTCGCCCACAAGCCGCCCCAGGCATAG
- a CDS encoding resuscitation-promoting factor — protein MRRSLQLSLFVVVLLGLLGGTLAYVVAQKSVTLTVDGQVRTVGTYAGTVGEVLEEEGLEPAAHDVVLPAVQQSLTDGDAVVLNRARPLELTVDGVSREVYVTALSVDEALAQLGYRTDGLVLSASRSERLPLDGMQLTITTPKDIVLVSDGQERVVTTTAATAGDLLAEQGIALSETDRTSLYLNQGLLNQMRLQVFRVQVSEVTEATAIPHERIETANAEALEGDDTVTQEGVDGEQTTTYRVTVTDGVETARETLGTSVTREQVPELVTVGTKERPAPPAVADGSAWDRLAQCESGGNWAINTGNGYYGGLQFSPGTWRAYGGTGLPHQASREQQIAIAEKVRAARGGFGDWPSCASKLGLPR, from the coding sequence GTGCGCCGCTCACTCCAGCTCAGCCTGTTCGTCGTGGTCCTCCTCGGACTCCTCGGCGGCACGCTCGCCTACGTCGTCGCCCAGAAGTCCGTGACGCTCACCGTCGACGGACAGGTCCGCACCGTCGGCACCTACGCCGGGACGGTCGGCGAGGTGCTGGAGGAGGAGGGTCTGGAGCCGGCCGCGCACGACGTCGTCCTGCCGGCAGTCCAGCAGAGCCTCACCGACGGCGACGCGGTGGTCCTCAACCGCGCCCGGCCGCTGGAGCTCACGGTCGACGGCGTCTCGCGCGAGGTCTACGTGACCGCTCTGTCGGTGGACGAGGCCCTCGCGCAGCTCGGCTACCGCACCGACGGGCTGGTGCTGTCGGCCAGCCGCAGCGAGCGCCTCCCGCTGGACGGCATGCAGCTGACGATCACGACCCCGAAGGACATCGTCCTGGTCAGCGACGGACAGGAGCGCGTCGTCACCACGACCGCCGCCACCGCCGGTGACCTGCTCGCCGAGCAGGGCATCGCGCTGAGCGAGACCGACCGCACCAGCCTCTACCTGAACCAGGGCTTGCTGAACCAGATGCGCCTGCAGGTCTTCCGGGTGCAGGTCTCGGAGGTCACCGAGGCCACGGCGATCCCGCACGAGCGGATCGAGACGGCGAACGCCGAGGCGCTCGAGGGCGACGACACCGTCACCCAGGAAGGCGTGGACGGCGAGCAGACCACCACCTATCGCGTGACGGTCACCGACGGCGTCGAGACCGCTCGCGAGACGCTCGGCACGAGCGTCACCCGCGAGCAGGTGCCCGAGCTGGTCACGGTGGGCACCAAGGAGCGACCTGCCCCGCCGGCGGTCGCCGACGGCAGCGCCTGGGACCGGCTGGCCCAGTGCGAATCCGGCGGCAACTGGGCCATCAACACCGGCAACGGGTACTACGGCGGACTGCAGTTCAGCCCCGGCACGTGGCGCGCGTACGGCGGCACGGGCCTGCCGCACCAGGCCAGCCGGGAGCAGCAGATCGCGATCGCGGAGAAGGTCCGGGCCGCCCGCGGCGGCTTCGGTGACTGGCCGAGCTGCGCGTCCAAGCTCGGTCTCCCGCGCTGA
- the corA gene encoding magnesium/cobalt transporter CorA, translating into MADTDTPPDLPVGPSPAHPPTLRPRPAGAPRSAPARRADADVVVDCAVYVDGHRQAPVPPEDALRTAVAQGGFVWLGLYEPTETELAAIGNRYGLHPLAVEDAVYAHQRPKLEQYDDALFMVLKTATYVAHEELTATSEVVDTGEVMVFLGANYVITVRHGEHSGLAGLRVRLEEQRELLCLGPASVLYAVADLVVDTFVEVAGAVTDDVDELEASVFSPERTDDIGRLYQLKRELMGLRKAVGPLELPLQKLAERQIDVVPDAMRSYFRDVQDHAIRVRDQVGGLDELLSSILQASLARTTLADNEDMRKISAYAGIIAVPTAIAGIYGMNFEFMPELEWRYGYPVVLLVIATIVLLLYRGFKRNGWL; encoded by the coding sequence ATGGCCGACACCGACACGCCCCCGGACCTCCCGGTGGGTCCTTCCCCGGCGCATCCTCCGACCCTGCGCCCGCGGCCGGCCGGCGCGCCGAGATCAGCGCCGGCGCGCCGCGCCGACGCGGACGTCGTCGTCGACTGCGCCGTGTACGTGGACGGCCACCGGCAGGCCCCGGTCCCGCCGGAGGACGCCCTGCGGACGGCGGTGGCTCAGGGCGGGTTCGTCTGGCTCGGCCTCTACGAGCCGACCGAGACCGAGCTCGCCGCGATCGGGAACCGGTACGGGCTCCACCCGCTGGCGGTCGAGGACGCCGTCTACGCCCACCAGCGACCCAAGCTCGAGCAGTACGACGACGCCCTGTTCATGGTGCTCAAGACGGCGACGTACGTGGCGCACGAGGAGCTGACGGCGACCAGCGAGGTGGTCGACACCGGCGAGGTGATGGTCTTCCTCGGTGCGAACTACGTGATCACCGTGCGGCACGGCGAGCACTCCGGGCTCGCCGGCCTGCGCGTGCGCCTCGAGGAGCAGCGCGAGCTGCTGTGCCTGGGGCCGGCCTCGGTGCTCTACGCCGTCGCGGACCTCGTGGTGGACACGTTCGTGGAGGTCGCCGGCGCGGTGACCGACGACGTCGACGAGCTCGAGGCCTCCGTCTTCAGCCCCGAGCGCACCGACGACATCGGCCGGCTCTACCAGCTCAAGCGGGAGCTGATGGGCCTGCGCAAGGCGGTCGGGCCGCTGGAGCTGCCGCTGCAGAAGCTGGCGGAGCGGCAGATCGACGTCGTCCCGGACGCCATGCGGTCCTACTTCCGGGACGTCCAGGACCACGCCATCCGGGTGCGCGACCAGGTCGGCGGCCTCGACGAGCTCCTGTCGTCGATCCTGCAGGCGTCCCTGGCCCGGACGACGCTGGCCGACAACGAGGACATGCGGAAGATCTCGGCCTACGCCGGCATCATCGCCGTCCCCACCGCGATCGCCGGAATCTACGGGATGAACTTCGAGTTCATGCCCGAGCTCGAGTGGCGGTACGGCTACCCGGTGGTGCTGCTGGTGATCGCGACGATCGTGCTGCTGCTCTACCGCGGCTTCAAACGGAACGGCTGGCTGTAA
- a CDS encoding TatD family hydrolase, with protein sequence MSRSASSRANRRGEPPPSPEPLPAPALDSHTHLDIVLGERPAGDEHGEWASDDDVDAEIAAAVAVNVPRLVQVGVDVASSRWSAALAARHPNVLAAVALHPNEAGDGKAEGHWLDTALAEIDRLAALPRVRAVGETGLDRFRTGPEGWAAQEASFRAHIQIAKRHGLALVIHDRDAHEEILRVLDDEGAPEHTVFHCFSGDADFAKACVERGHVLSFAGTLTFGNAGYLRDAAAVTPVDQLLVETDSPFLTPMPYRGRSNSSRLVPHTVRALAEVTGTDLENLCNRLTATAERVFGTWETAD encoded by the coding sequence GTGAGCCGGTCGGCGTCGTCCCGCGCCAACCGGCGGGGTGAGCCACCGCCGTCCCCCGAGCCGCTGCCCGCACCTGCGCTGGACAGCCACACCCACCTGGACATCGTCCTGGGGGAGCGGCCGGCGGGGGACGAGCACGGCGAGTGGGCGTCGGACGACGACGTCGATGCCGAGATCGCGGCCGCGGTCGCGGTGAACGTGCCCCGGCTGGTGCAGGTCGGGGTCGACGTCGCGTCCTCCCGGTGGTCCGCGGCGCTGGCGGCCCGGCACCCGAACGTGCTGGCCGCCGTGGCGCTGCACCCCAACGAGGCCGGGGACGGGAAGGCGGAGGGCCACTGGCTGGACACAGCGCTGGCCGAGATCGACCGGCTGGCGGCGCTGCCCCGGGTGCGCGCGGTGGGGGAGACCGGCCTGGACCGGTTCCGTACCGGGCCCGAGGGATGGGCGGCGCAGGAGGCCTCCTTCCGGGCGCACATCCAGATCGCCAAGCGGCACGGCCTCGCCCTGGTCATCCACGACCGGGACGCGCACGAGGAGATCCTGCGGGTCCTGGATGACGAGGGTGCGCCCGAGCACACGGTCTTCCACTGCTTCTCCGGCGACGCAGACTTCGCGAAGGCCTGCGTCGAGCGCGGCCACGTGCTCTCCTTCGCCGGCACCCTCACGTTCGGCAACGCCGGCTACCTGCGCGATGCCGCGGCGGTGACGCCGGTCGACCAGTTGCTCGTCGAGACCGACTCGCCGTTCCTGACCCCCATGCCGTACCGCGGCCGCTCGAACTCCTCCCGGCTGGTGCCGCACACCGTGCGTGCCCTCGCCGAGGTCACCGGCACCGACCTCGAGAACCTCTGCAACCGCCTGACCGCGACCGCCGAACGAGTCTTCGGAACCTGGGAGACGGCGGACTGA
- a CDS encoding dolichyl-phosphate-mannose--protein mannosyltransferase → MAVLAPEQAETAPQPPVAARATRRWPLPRPRRDVPPPLPDDRRLSWILTAILGVTALAVRLWGISYPRDLLFDEAYYPPEARELLTWGFEYNRGYSFIVHPPLGKWLIAAGEQLFGYNSFGWRFPSAVAGTIAVVVLVRLARRLTGSTLLGLLAGLLLALDAFSFTLSRIGLLDVFLQVFVVSAVACLVVDRDVVRARVRAMAAPARLGPRGWRIAAGVLFGCACAVKWSGVWFLAFFAILSLFWDRAAWREARVPSPTRTTVRRGLPGALWALAAVPVLTYLTSFTGWYLGETSQGKAWAQQNPETAFPWIPDALRSLWHEHAQWLEFHNGLSSPHPWESGPWSWLVDGRPILLWNPQGLTDSAGDQVIRYILMLGTPTLWFAFAPALLWLGWRIVARRDPAAIPVAVGIAAGWLTWFLNLDRTMFIFYMAPALPFFVLAVVLALQDVLGRHHADPLRRQIGLGAVCLYVALVAATFVFFYPVLTGQPLSHPEWLLRMWFPSWF, encoded by the coding sequence ATGGCGGTGCTGGCTCCCGAGCAGGCGGAGACGGCACCGCAGCCACCCGTCGCGGCCCGGGCCACCCGCCGATGGCCCCTCCCGCGTCCCCGCCGCGACGTTCCTCCTCCGCTTCCCGACGACCGCCGGCTCTCCTGGATCCTCACCGCGATCCTGGGCGTGACCGCCCTCGCCGTCCGGCTGTGGGGCATCAGCTATCCCAGGGACCTGCTCTTCGACGAGGCGTACTACCCACCCGAGGCGCGCGAGCTGCTGACCTGGGGTTTCGAGTACAACCGCGGCTACTCGTTCATCGTCCACCCGCCGCTGGGCAAGTGGCTGATCGCGGCCGGCGAGCAGCTGTTCGGCTACAACTCCTTCGGCTGGCGGTTCCCGTCGGCGGTGGCCGGCACGATCGCCGTCGTCGTCCTGGTGCGGCTGGCCCGGCGGCTCACCGGATCGACCCTGCTGGGCCTGCTGGCGGGCCTGCTGCTCGCCCTCGACGCGTTCTCGTTCACCCTCTCGCGGATCGGCCTGCTCGACGTCTTCCTGCAGGTGTTCGTCGTCTCGGCGGTCGCCTGCCTCGTGGTGGACCGCGACGTCGTGCGGGCACGGGTGCGGGCGATGGCGGCGCCGGCGCGGCTCGGTCCGCGGGGCTGGCGGATCGCGGCCGGCGTCCTGTTCGGGTGCGCCTGCGCGGTGAAGTGGAGCGGCGTCTGGTTCCTCGCCTTCTTCGCGATCCTGAGCCTGTTCTGGGACCGGGCGGCGTGGCGCGAGGCCCGCGTCCCGAGCCCCACCAGGACGACGGTCCGCCGGGGCCTGCCCGGTGCGCTGTGGGCGCTGGCCGCCGTCCCCGTGCTCACCTACCTGACGTCGTTCACCGGGTGGTATCTGGGTGAGACCTCGCAGGGCAAGGCGTGGGCGCAGCAGAATCCCGAGACCGCCTTTCCCTGGATCCCCGACGCCCTCCGCTCGCTGTGGCACGAGCACGCTCAGTGGCTGGAGTTCCACAACGGGCTGTCCTCGCCACACCCGTGGGAATCGGGGCCGTGGTCCTGGCTGGTCGACGGGCGGCCGATCCTGCTGTGGAACCCCCAGGGCCTCACCGATTCCGCCGGCGACCAGGTGATCCGCTACATCCTGATGCTCGGGACACCGACCCTCTGGTTCGCGTTCGCGCCCGCGCTGCTGTGGCTGGGCTGGCGCATCGTCGCGCGCCGGGACCCGGCGGCGATCCCGGTGGCCGTGGGGATCGCGGCGGGCTGGCTCACCTGGTTCCTCAACCTCGACCGCACGATGTTCATCTTCTACATGGCCCCCGCCCTGCCCTTCTTCGTCCTGGCGGTCGTCCTCGCGCTCCAGGACGTCCTGGGCCGGCACCACGCCGATCCGCTCCGGCGGCAGATCGGGCTGGGTGCGGTGTGCCTCTACGTGGCGCTGGTGGCGGCCACCTTCGTCTTCTTCTACCCGGTGCTCACCGGGCAGCCGCTGTCGCACCCGGAGT
- the metG gene encoding methionine--tRNA ligase, with protein MSDRHILTAVAWPYANGPRHIGHVSGFGVPSDVFSRYHRMAGDDVLMVSGTDEHGTPITVAADAEGVTPREIADRNNRIIVGDLQSLGLSYDLFTRTTTANHAAVSQEIFLGLLKNGYVFPKTTLGAISPSTGRTLPDRYIEGTCPICGYDGARGDQCDNCGNQLDPIDLIKPVSKINGETPKFVEEEHYFLDLPAFARALGDWLGTRTNWRSNVLNFSVNLLEDLKPRSYTRDIDWGVPVPLDGWRDRPDKRIYVWFDAVVGYLSASIEWARRSGDPEAWRQWWQSPDADAYYFMGKDNIVFHSEIWPAQLLGYNGEGDKGGTPGSYGRLNLPTEVVSSEFLTMEGRKFSSSRNVVIYVRDFLARYDADALRYFIAVAGPENQDTDFTWAEFLRRNNDELVAGWGNLVNRSVSMAAKNVGAVPTPGELTDDDRALLATTSGAFAPVGDLLSRNRQKAAITEAMRVVGEANKYLSDQAPWKLKEDPARRDTVLHTALQAIKDCNALLTPFLPHSSQQVHELLGGTGVWSVAPRVEEVTDLDEGSPYPIITGSYEQGQAVWASTPLAAPGTPLAPPKPIFAKLDPSIVDEEIRRLEEGGE; from the coding sequence GTGAGTGATCGGCACATCCTGACCGCAGTCGCCTGGCCCTATGCGAACGGGCCGAGGCACATCGGCCACGTCTCCGGGTTCGGCGTCCCCTCCGACGTCTTCAGCCGGTACCACCGCATGGCCGGGGACGACGTCCTCATGGTCAGCGGGACCGACGAGCACGGCACCCCGATCACGGTCGCCGCCGACGCCGAGGGCGTGACGCCCCGGGAAATCGCCGACCGGAACAACCGGATCATCGTGGGGGACCTGCAGTCCCTCGGGCTGAGCTACGACCTCTTCACCCGGACGACGACGGCCAACCACGCCGCCGTCAGCCAGGAGATCTTCCTGGGTCTGCTGAAGAACGGCTACGTCTTCCCGAAGACGACGCTCGGCGCGATCAGCCCGTCGACCGGGCGCACCCTGCCCGACCGCTACATCGAGGGCACCTGCCCGATCTGCGGCTACGACGGCGCGCGCGGCGACCAGTGCGACAACTGCGGCAACCAGCTGGATCCGATCGACCTGATCAAGCCGGTCAGCAAGATCAACGGGGAGACGCCGAAGTTCGTCGAGGAGGAGCACTACTTCCTCGACCTGCCGGCGTTCGCCCGGGCGCTGGGCGACTGGCTGGGCACGCGCACGAACTGGCGCTCCAACGTGCTGAACTTCAGCGTCAACCTGCTCGAGGACCTCAAGCCGCGCAGCTACACCCGCGACATCGACTGGGGTGTCCCGGTGCCCCTGGACGGCTGGCGCGACCGGCCCGACAAGCGCATCTACGTCTGGTTCGACGCCGTCGTGGGGTACCTGTCGGCGTCGATCGAGTGGGCCCGCCGGTCGGGGGACCCGGAGGCCTGGCGGCAGTGGTGGCAGTCGCCGGACGCCGACGCCTACTACTTCATGGGCAAGGACAACATCGTCTTCCACTCCGAGATCTGGCCCGCCCAGTTGCTCGGCTACAACGGCGAGGGCGACAAGGGCGGGACGCCGGGCTCCTACGGCCGGCTGAACCTGCCGACCGAGGTGGTCTCGAGCGAGTTCCTGACCATGGAGGGCCGCAAGTTCTCCTCCTCCCGGAACGTCGTCATCTACGTGCGGGACTTCCTGGCCCGGTACGACGCCGACGCGCTGCGCTACTTCATCGCCGTCGCCGGCCCGGAGAATCAGGACACCGACTTCACCTGGGCGGAGTTCCTGCGCCGCAACAACGACGAGCTGGTCGCCGGCTGGGGCAACCTGGTCAACCGGTCGGTGTCGATGGCGGCGAAGAACGTCGGCGCCGTCCCGACGCCCGGGGAGCTGACCGACGACGACCGCGCGCTGCTGGCCACCACGTCGGGGGCGTTCGCCCCCGTGGGCGACCTGCTGTCGCGCAACCGGCAGAAGGCGGCGATCACCGAGGCCATGCGGGTCGTCGGCGAGGCGAACAAGTACCTGTCGGACCAGGCCCCGTGGAAGCTCAAGGAGGACCCGGCCCGGCGGGACACCGTCCTGCACACCGCACTGCAGGCGATCAAGGACTGCAACGCGCTGCTGACGCCGTTCCTCCCGCACTCCTCGCAGCAGGTGCACGAACTGCTCGGCGGGACCGGCGTGTGGTCGGTCGCGCCGCGGGTCGAGGAGGTCACCGACCTCGACGAGGGGTCGCCGTACCCGATCATCACCGGCTCCTACGAGCAGGGGCAGGCGGTCTGGGCATCCACGCCGCTCGCAGCTCCCGGGACGCCACTGGCCCCGCCGAAGCCGATCTTCGCCAAGCTGGACCCGTCGATCGTCGACGAGGAGATCCGGCGCCTGGAGGAGGGCGGCGAGTGA
- a CDS encoding DUF559 domain-containing protein, with amino-acid sequence MVRDALDENGGLATRRQLLERIPAVVLDGHIGRRNLLRVFPHVYRHRDVAFDDHALLRAALLHAGPVAALSHTTALAVWGLRGLERPLHLTVDQGLKRTGALDLVVHRRLRFDPGSDQCIERQGLRVTRLPRTLVDSWPLLPTQERRPLVLDVSRRGLVTPAQVREALSERSNVAGRRALLQAIDLIEDGVQSELEAHGVLNVFRHHSLPRSVGQRAVDLPTGRIRLDRCWPEVKLAVELDGAAHHTSPEDRQKDLARDRELAALGWVVLRFTYADVLRDPEGVRAKVLAVYTARMRQLRAG; translated from the coding sequence GTGGTCCGGGACGCGCTGGACGAGAACGGTGGGCTGGCGACGCGGCGCCAGCTGCTCGAACGCATCCCGGCCGTCGTCCTCGACGGGCACATCGGCCGTCGCAATCTTCTCCGAGTCTTTCCGCACGTCTACCGCCACCGTGATGTTGCGTTCGACGACCACGCTCTCTTGCGTGCCGCGTTGCTGCACGCAGGTCCCGTCGCAGCTCTCAGCCACACGACAGCACTCGCCGTGTGGGGCCTGCGCGGACTTGAGCGGCCGCTGCACCTGACGGTCGACCAAGGGCTGAAACGGACGGGCGCACTCGACCTCGTGGTGCACCGACGGCTGCGCTTCGACCCGGGATCGGATCAGTGCATCGAACGTCAGGGCCTGCGCGTGACGCGGCTTCCGCGCACGCTCGTCGACTCGTGGCCGCTGCTACCCACGCAGGAACGGCGTCCATTGGTCCTCGATGTCAGCCGGCGAGGCCTCGTGACCCCCGCTCAGGTCCGGGAAGCCCTGAGTGAGCGCTCCAACGTGGCCGGGCGCCGAGCACTGCTCCAAGCGATCGATCTCATCGAGGACGGCGTGCAGAGCGAGCTGGAGGCCCACGGGGTCCTCAATGTGTTCAGGCATCATTCTCTGCCGCGGAGCGTCGGGCAGCGTGCGGTCGATCTGCCGACCGGACGGATCCGACTAGACCGCTGCTGGCCAGAGGTGAAGCTCGCGGTCGAACTCGACGGTGCGGCTCACCACACCTCGCCCGAGGACCGCCAGAAGGATCTCGCCCGCGATCGTGAGCTGGCGGCGCTGGGCTGGGTCGTTCTCCGATTCACCTACGCCGACGTGTTGCGGGACCCGGAGGGCGTCCGGGCCAAGGTGCTCGCCGTCTACACCGCCCGCATGCGGCAGTTGCGCGCCGGCTGA